In the Solibacillus sp. FSL K6-1523 genome, one interval contains:
- a CDS encoding MarR family winged helix-turn-helix transcriptional regulator, which yields MKNNTRGSLIWLRITRFTHQSNLLSNDFLKPFGLTTAQFDVLMQIDSYAPITQSDLAQKVTVTQGGISRMLSRLEQDGLIERTQQWKTKYISLTEKGKQHLANAFDAQLAFQSSFFDDCLTTDEQKTLYELISRVQKNSENKTK from the coding sequence ATGAAAAATAACACACGCGGCTCGCTCATTTGGTTACGGATTACGCGTTTTACGCATCAAAGTAATTTATTATCCAATGATTTTCTAAAACCATTTGGATTAACGACTGCCCAATTTGACGTGCTTATGCAAATTGATTCTTATGCACCGATTACACAATCCGATTTAGCGCAAAAAGTAACCGTTACACAGGGTGGCATTTCTCGTATGTTGTCACGCCTTGAGCAGGACGGATTGATCGAACGCACACAACAATGGAAAACAAAATACATTTCGTTAACTGAAAAAGGAAAACAACATTTAGCCAATGCATTTGATGCACAGCTCGCCTTCCAATCATCCTTTTTTGATGATTGCTTAACGACGGATGAACAAAAAACATTATATGAATTAATATCTCGTGTACAAAAAAACAGTGAAAATAAAACTAAATAA
- a CDS encoding ring-cleaving dioxygenase, whose protein sequence is MYNIPGHHHISMITKHANDNNHFYREILGLRRVKLTVNQDAPSMYHLFYGDKTGSPGTELSFFEIPLVGRTHRGTNAITKIGLIVPSEESLHYWMKRFDEYEVQHEGISTYANRPALLFEDEEGLRMALIVANGEKIAHWETYDGSPVPHEHQIQGMGTVEMTVKNLSKLTRTLTEIFGYHEVFNNDQEALFQSVAGEVFGEIYVIQQDGPSEKPGKGSIHHLAIRVKNDEELQHWDEQVKMRGFQSSGIIDRFYFKSLYFRESNGILFEIATDGPGFLRDGDVETLGEQLDLPDFLEARRDEIVEKLHPIV, encoded by the coding sequence ATGTATAACATTCCAGGACATCACCATATTTCAATGATTACGAAACACGCAAATGACAATAACCACTTTTACCGTGAAATTTTAGGCTTACGCCGCGTCAAATTGACGGTAAACCAAGATGCACCATCGATGTACCACCTATTTTACGGGGATAAAACAGGGAGCCCAGGTACTGAATTATCGTTCTTTGAAATCCCATTAGTAGGACGCACACATCGCGGTACAAATGCCATTACAAAAATTGGCTTAATTGTTCCATCTGAAGAAAGTTTGCATTATTGGATGAAACGCTTCGATGAGTATGAAGTACAACATGAAGGAATCTCCACATATGCGAACCGCCCTGCCCTGCTATTTGAAGATGAAGAAGGTTTACGCATGGCACTTATCGTTGCAAATGGTGAAAAGATCGCACATTGGGAAACGTATGATGGCTCCCCTGTTCCTCATGAACATCAAATTCAAGGAATGGGTACCGTAGAAATGACAGTGAAAAATTTATCAAAATTAACGCGTACACTAACTGAAATATTTGGCTATCATGAGGTATTTAACAATGACCAGGAAGCCCTATTCCAATCAGTAGCTGGCGAAGTATTTGGTGAAATTTATGTCATTCAGCAAGATGGCCCTTCTGAAAAACCAGGAAAAGGTAGCATCCATCACTTAGCAATCCGTGTGAAAAATGATGAAGAATTACAGCATTGGGATGAGCAAGTAAAAATGCGCGGCTTCCAATCATCCGGGATTATTGACCGCTTCTACTTCAAGAGCTTATATTTCCGTGAATCAAACGGCATCTTATTTGAAATCGCTACAGACGGACCAGGATTTTTACGAGATGGTGACGTTGAAACATTAGGCGAGCAATTAGATTTACCAGACTTTTTAGAAGCGCGCCGTGATGAAATTGTAGAAAAATTACACCCAATTGTTTAA
- a CDS encoding NADPH-dependent FMN reductase, with translation MKIVALVGSTIGSKTRTAMATTVELLQKKYPQADVTMLDLANYDVRFSDGRNYSEYEGDTLFVATEMMQADAIIIGTPTFQASIPATLKNVFDLLPVNGLRDKVVSIVVTAGTSKHYMMVEQQLKPILSYMKAHIVPTYVFAEEKDFHRKEIVNDDVLFRLDRLIDDTVDLVEVHAALRAKKDEQYDF, from the coding sequence ATGAAAATCGTAGCATTAGTCGGTTCAACAATCGGCTCAAAAACACGTACAGCAATGGCAACAACAGTCGAATTATTACAAAAAAAATACCCTCAAGCAGATGTAACAATGCTTGATTTAGCGAATTATGATGTACGTTTTAGTGATGGACGCAATTATTCGGAATATGAAGGCGATACATTGTTTGTTGCAACGGAAATGATGCAGGCGGATGCTATTATTATCGGAACACCAACATTCCAAGCATCGATCCCGGCGACATTGAAAAATGTGTTTGACCTACTCCCTGTTAACGGCTTACGCGATAAAGTGGTCAGCATCGTTGTAACAGCAGGTACTTCAAAACATTACATGATGGTCGAGCAGCAGTTAAAACCGATTTTATCTTACATGAAAGCCCATATCGTACCAACGTACGTATTCGCGGAGGAAAAAGATTTTCACCGTAAAGAAATCGTGAATGATGATGTGCTCTTCCGCCTAGATCGCCTTATTGACGACACGGTGGATCTAGTAGAAGTCCACGCAGCATTACGTGCGAAAAAGGATGAGCAGTATGATTTTTGA
- the cydC gene encoding thiol reductant ABC exporter subunit CydC, translating to MQELYEMIWHEKKEMLLALIAGTISGLTAVALFAQSGFLISKAALMPPFYVILILTAFLKIFGVAKSTSKYAERFISHRVTFSLLSAIRMRFFDRLEPIANQLFLHYQSGELLTRITNDVTTLQNFFLRVVYPPLVALLVFFGTVIFTSFFSIWIALLLVLGFLFVAVIIPTLLIAKNTQPVPYKRELLTETTEFLYGFRELKNHHLVAQKSKDLLQLSDAYADEIKKEQQALVRMQLYNQSASLLTVFLIVTIGAYFVTTNQLDGLYLAMLLLIALTVFETAIPLATVPHHYKSAAGAMARLQEVAVDSEAGTKPLPSSNDFTIQVNDVHFSYARLSKPILKEIQFTIQPGEKIAIIGPSGSGKSTLFQLLIKGLEPTSGELLIGGEPLANTYAPSLWAQISVQLQHNHFFSGTIRDNLLLANEQASDEQLVDALNRAQLPKNLDEAILEKGENLSGGERQRLAFARVLLKNGAIWLLDEPFTSLDTVTERALFHELLTSTKERTVILITHKLAGLEKMDRIFVMQDGQLLECGSYEQLLVAKGLFYQMKNIHTFQDSN from the coding sequence ATGCAAGAGCTTTATGAAATGATTTGGCATGAGAAAAAAGAAATGCTTCTCGCGTTAATTGCCGGTACAATCAGCGGCTTAACAGCGGTTGCCCTTTTTGCACAAAGTGGCTTTTTGATTTCAAAAGCCGCGCTCATGCCACCGTTTTACGTCATTTTAATTTTGACCGCTTTTTTAAAAATATTCGGAGTCGCAAAATCGACGAGTAAATATGCAGAACGCTTTATTTCTCATCGTGTAACGTTTTCACTTTTGTCCGCGATTCGAATGCGATTTTTTGACCGACTAGAACCTATTGCTAATCAGTTATTTTTGCATTATCAAAGCGGTGAATTGTTAACACGTATTACGAATGATGTGACGACGCTTCAAAATTTCTTTTTACGTGTCGTTTATCCCCCACTCGTTGCGTTGCTCGTCTTTTTCGGAACGGTCATTTTCACATCCTTTTTTTCGATTTGGATAGCGCTTTTATTAGTGCTTGGCTTTTTATTTGTGGCGGTCATTATTCCGACGCTTTTAATCGCAAAGAACACACAGCCTGTCCCCTATAAACGTGAACTGCTTACCGAAACAACTGAGTTTTTATACGGTTTTCGCGAATTGAAAAATCATCATCTAGTCGCGCAAAAAAGTAAAGACCTGCTGCAGTTAAGTGATGCATATGCCGATGAAATCAAAAAAGAGCAGCAAGCACTCGTTCGTATGCAACTTTACAATCAAAGTGCCTCATTATTGACGGTATTTCTTATCGTGACAATTGGTGCCTATTTTGTGACGACAAATCAGCTAGACGGACTTTATTTGGCGATGCTGTTATTAATCGCGCTCACCGTATTCGAAACCGCGATTCCGCTCGCTACTGTGCCGCATCATTATAAAAGTGCAGCGGGGGCGATGGCACGCTTACAGGAAGTCGCAGTAGATTCTGAAGCTGGTACAAAGCCTTTACCATCTTCGAATGATTTCACAATCCAAGTGAATGATGTGCATTTTTCATATGCCCGGCTTTCGAAACCCATTTTAAAAGAGATTCAATTTACGATACAGCCCGGCGAAAAAATTGCCATTATTGGTCCTAGTGGCTCGGGAAAATCCACCCTTTTTCAATTGCTTATAAAGGGACTTGAGCCAACGAGTGGGGAATTATTGATCGGTGGTGAACCCCTTGCTAACACATATGCACCATCCTTGTGGGCACAGATAAGCGTGCAATTGCAGCATAATCATTTTTTCTCAGGGACGATTCGAGATAATTTATTACTTGCGAATGAACAAGCATCGGACGAACAACTTGTCGATGCATTAAACCGCGCACAGCTTCCAAAAAACTTGGATGAAGCTATTTTAGAAAAAGGAGAAAACTTATCCGGTGGTGAACGTCAACGACTGGCCTTTGCACGTGTGCTTTTAAAAAATGGTGCCATTTGGCTATTAGATGAACCATTTACAAGCCTAGACACCGTAACAGAGCGTGCACTCTTTCATGAATTACTTACGAGCACGAAAGAACGAACCGTCATTTTGATTACGCATAAGTTGGCCGGATTAGAAAAGATGGATCGGATTTTCGTCATGCAAGATGGACAACTTTTGGAATGCGGCTCTTATGAACAGCTTCTAGTAGCAAAAGGTTTATTTTATCAGATGAAAAATATTCATACGTTCCAAGATTCAAATTAA
- the cydD gene encoding thiol reductant ABC exporter subunit CydD produces the protein MRQFQKWMPAMKKYRLTLIFIALLLGLAIVLQAYSIIQIVDFVFIQKTEFSATLPYIVALLLAISLRVASNFLLHWTGNQLSAHVKKEIRAQLLTRWEQDSIENIKLQQTGYQVSLFVDTVDELDAYFREYIPQTMKTFVVPLFLFIAIFFAHPMSAVILLITAPFIPLSYIIIGVQTKRKSEQQLENMNRFSGKFLDVLQGLQTLKLFSQSAKQRTILQHYNTRFMETTLDVLKIAFASTLFIELITTLGVGLVALEIGFQMIVFETLGFAAAFFVLTLAPEFYSSLKELGTAFHAGKGSLGAMQLIQTELEKEVQTVTWGQQQIMPAPALALRDAEYHYPDGTTIGPVSMDIPSKKTVAIIGPTGHGKTTLLNMLASAVELTDGSLFINDIARSKCSEQSWYAQMTMISQHPYVFAGTLRDNLTMGKNMDDDAIWHAVQKAQLGNWFTTLQDGFNTKIGEAGRGLSGGEKQRIAIARAFIHQPTIVFFDEPTAGLDVLTEQLIAHAIQTLKSHATVVLVTHRLETLQHADLLYILENGKIHVSGTLEALQQEKYFEAMKKGGLPDARAL, from the coding sequence ATGCGCCAGTTTCAAAAATGGATGCCAGCAATGAAAAAATACCGTCTGACGCTCATCTTTATTGCCCTTCTGCTCGGGCTTGCCATCGTTTTACAAGCTTATAGCATCATTCAAATTGTTGATTTCGTATTTATTCAAAAAACCGAGTTCTCAGCTACTTTACCTTATATAGTTGCGCTACTTTTGGCGATATCACTTCGGGTTGCGTCTAATTTCCTTCTTCATTGGACGGGCAATCAACTTTCCGCACATGTTAAAAAGGAGATTCGCGCTCAGCTTTTAACGCGCTGGGAGCAAGATTCTATTGAAAATATAAAATTACAGCAAACGGGCTATCAAGTTTCGCTATTCGTCGATACGGTCGATGAGCTTGATGCGTATTTTCGGGAGTATATACCGCAAACGATGAAAACGTTCGTTGTGCCATTGTTTTTATTCATCGCCATATTTTTTGCCCATCCTATGAGCGCGGTCATTTTGCTCATAACGGCACCATTTATTCCCCTTTCTTATATTATTATCGGTGTGCAAACGAAAAGAAAATCGGAACAACAGCTTGAAAATATGAACCGCTTTTCCGGAAAATTTTTAGATGTTTTACAAGGCTTGCAGACGCTTAAGCTGTTTTCGCAAAGCGCCAAACAACGAACTATTTTGCAACATTACAATACACGTTTTATGGAAACGACGCTCGATGTGTTAAAAATTGCGTTTGCATCAACGCTGTTTATCGAGCTTATTACTACGCTTGGTGTCGGGCTTGTCGCACTTGAAATCGGCTTTCAAATGATTGTATTTGAAACGCTCGGCTTTGCTGCGGCATTTTTCGTTTTAACGTTAGCACCTGAATTTTACAGCTCTTTAAAGGAATTAGGTACGGCGTTTCATGCGGGAAAAGGTAGTCTTGGCGCAATGCAGCTCATTCAAACAGAGCTTGAAAAAGAGGTTCAGACGGTCACATGGGGACAACAGCAAATCATGCCCGCCCCCGCTCTTGCACTAAGGGATGCTGAGTACCATTATCCAGACGGTACTACGATTGGACCGGTTTCGATGGACATCCCGTCAAAGAAAACGGTAGCCATTATCGGACCGACTGGACATGGCAAAACGACCCTCTTAAATATGCTAGCAAGTGCGGTGGAACTAACGGACGGCTCTCTTTTCATTAACGATATCGCGCGCAGTAAATGCAGTGAACAAAGCTGGTATGCACAAATGACAATGATCTCACAGCATCCATACGTTTTTGCCGGTACACTGCGGGACAATTTAACGATGGGAAAAAATATGGACGATGACGCAATTTGGCATGCAGTACAAAAAGCACAATTAGGTAATTGGTTTACTACTTTACAAGATGGTTTCAATACGAAAATTGGGGAAGCCGGTCGCGGGCTGTCTGGAGGAGAAAAACAACGGATTGCGATTGCTCGGGCTTTTATTCATCAGCCTACTATCGTATTTTTCGATGAACCAACTGCTGGACTGGACGTATTAACCGAGCAACTCATTGCCCATGCGATTCAAACATTAAAATCCCATGCAACAGTCGTTCTCGTCACGCATCGCCTTGAAACATTGCAACATGCTGATCTGTTATACATTTTGGAAAATGGCAAAATTCATGTGAGCGGGACACTGGAAGCATTGCAACAGGAAAAGTATTTTGAGGCGATGAAAAAAGGAGGTTTGCCCGATGCAAGAGCTTTATGA
- a CDS encoding LLM class flavin-dependent oxidoreductase, with protein MEKYRIDQSKGMEFGLYSLGDHMPNPLTGHTVSPRQRIQELIELSQLAEQAGIDVFGVGESHQQYFTTQAHTVVLGAIAQATEKIKISSSATVLSVSDPVRVYEDFATIDLISNGRAEIVAGRGSRVGAYHLLGVDLQDYEEIFEEKLELLQKINDEEIVNWQGEYRAPLENARILPQPLQGSLPIWRAVGGPPASAIKAGYMGIPMMLTTLGGPAINFKPSVDIYREAAERSGFDPATLPIATTSLFYVADTTKEALQGMYPHINAGFQAIRGSGYPKQQFAQSTDVRDALMVGSKEEIIEKILYQHELFGMQRFMAQIDFGGVPFDKLMKNIEIIGNDIIPAIKKHTAK; from the coding sequence ATGGAAAAATATCGTATTGATCAATCAAAAGGCATGGAATTTGGACTTTATTCGTTAGGAGATCATATGCCAAACCCTTTAACAGGGCATACAGTATCCCCTCGCCAACGTATTCAGGAGCTCATTGAATTAAGTCAATTAGCAGAGCAAGCGGGCATTGATGTATTTGGTGTAGGTGAAAGTCATCAACAGTATTTCACAACGCAGGCCCATACCGTCGTACTAGGTGCGATTGCGCAGGCAACAGAAAAAATCAAAATTTCGAGCTCGGCAACAGTATTAAGTGTTTCTGATCCAGTTCGCGTCTATGAAGATTTTGCGACAATCGATTTAATTTCAAATGGCCGTGCAGAAATTGTGGCAGGCCGTGGCTCGCGTGTCGGTGCCTACCATTTACTTGGTGTCGATTTACAGGATTACGAGGAAATTTTTGAGGAAAAATTAGAATTACTGCAAAAAATTAATGATGAAGAAATTGTGAATTGGCAAGGTGAATACCGCGCACCACTTGAAAATGCACGAATTTTGCCACAGCCATTACAAGGTTCATTACCGATTTGGCGCGCGGTTGGTGGCCCTCCTGCAAGTGCGATTAAAGCAGGTTACATGGGCATTCCAATGATGTTAACAACACTTGGTGGTCCAGCAATAAACTTTAAGCCCTCTGTTGATATTTACCGTGAAGCAGCAGAAAGAAGCGGTTTTGATCCTGCGACATTACCGATTGCAACGACAAGTTTATTTTACGTAGCCGATACGACAAAAGAAGCATTGCAAGGCATGTACCCTCACATTAATGCAGGCTTCCAAGCAATCCGCGGCTCAGGCTATCCAAAGCAACAATTTGCCCAATCAACAGATGTGCGTGATGCATTAATGGTCGGCAGTAAAGAGGAAATCATTGAAAAAATCCTGTATCAACATGAATTATTTGGCATGCAACGCTTTATGGCGCAAATCGATTTTGGCGGCGTGCCATTCGATAAGTTAATGAAAAATATTGAAATTATCGGTAATGATATTATTCCAGCGATTAAAAAACATACAGCGAAATAA